TATACAAACATTAAACAGAATGGGGCCGCGAATGTTTCGGGGAAAGCGAAATGCAACCTTCGTCTCGAAAAGGAAGTTCAGCGAATGTCCCCTGACGCATCCCAATCGATCATTGCTGTCGGCATATCGACGGTCAACAATTGATCGGCAGGCAAGTTGCGAATGACAGCACGCGCCCCTTGATCACCTGTCAAGCGCATCAGCATCGGGAAATATTTGCGTGGAAGGATCACCGGCGCACCCGGTTGGCCACCGTAAAAAGCTGCGACCACCTTGTCAGGCTCCTTTTCCGCTGCTTCTACCAAAGCGTAATAATGTTCCGCTTCCACAAACGGCTGATCGACCAGGGCAAACATCAAATGCGTCAGGTCCGGATAATGGGCTTCTACAAAGGAAACCGCACAGCGAATCGACGTCGCCATGCCCGACTGCCAATCCAAATTCTCGAGGATGTCGAGTTCATATCCTTGCAGATAAGGCAGAATTTCCCTCGAATGGCCACCCAAAATCACCGTCGTGGGAAAGCATCGGCAGGCCAGAAGCCGCTCTGCGACGATTTGAATCAGCTTTTTCCCTTGAAATTCGATCAATTGTTTGGGGAAACCCATCCGCGAACTTCCACCCGCCGCCAGCAAAACGATTCCGACTTTGGTCATGTTTGCAATTCTTTTCGGTCATGGATAAAGCCTTCGCGTTGCTTCAAAAATCCAGCATTGCGTCTCGAAAACACGGCTTGAATCTCGGCCACAACGGCCACGGCGATTTCCAACGGCGTCTGCGCGCCAATGTCGAGCCCGATGGGCGCGTGAATCGCTTGATTGTCGTCCAAAACGCCGCCGAGCTCGGCATTCATGCGGTCAAAGCGCTTGCGTGGACCCAGCAAACCAATGTAGGCAACGTCGGTGCCCACCAATTCCTGCAAAATGGCCTTGTCGTAGCCGTAGTTGTGCGACATCAAGACCGCGGCGGTGAACCGATCGGGCTGCAATTCCTGCGCTGCCCGCTCGCGTTGAAGCTGCAAGACGCTTTCGGCCTCTGGAAACCGAATCGGCAGGGCCTTGGCCCCGCAATCGTCTGTCACTGTCACACGCCAACCCAGTTGCGCAGCCAATTGCACGAGCGGACGGGCGTCTTCGCCACCGCCAAAAACCAGCAGCCGGGTCGCAGGTGTCACGCATTCTACGAAAACTTGAATGGTAAACAGGCCGGAATGGAGGATTTGGATGCCAGGTTGAGCGAGCAACTCCTTTGCATCGCCCTCCGAAAAAATATCGGGATCATCGTCGGATGTGCCGAGGAAGCTCCATCTCCCGTCAGCCATGGCGTTGACCACCAAATCCCGCGCAAACCAAGATTCTGATTTTCCCAGAAATGCCTGTTTCAATGCCTTCAATATCGGCAGAGCCTCGGTTCCCGCCATCGGTTCGATCCAGACCTCGATGATGCCGTTGCAACCCAAGCTTGCGCCCAAAATTTTGGCGTTTTCATCGGTTCGGGTATCGTAGGCAATCAGGCGCGGCTTGCCCAAACGCATGACCTCGCGCGCGATGCGCAAGGCATTGCCTTCGAGACATCCGCCGGAAATCGAACCGACCCAGTTGCCATTTTCCAAAATCAACATCCGCGCGCCGATGCGCCGATAAGCGGAACCCTCGACATCCACCACGGTCGCAAGCGCCATCTGCTCCAACGGCAATGCTGAAGCCTCAATCGCGGCCAGGATATTGGAAATTTCTTGATGCGATGCGCCCATGGTGACAGCTCAATCCTCGCCCTCCAAGGAGATAAATGCGAATTCTATGGTTTCAGCCACCGTTCTTGCCACAAGTTCGACCTTGTATTGGGTTCCCGGCAACGGATTTGCACCCTCCACAGCGAGGCGACCGGCTGCATCGTAAACGGCGCGACGCGCACTGCGGCCGCTGAGATAAGCCTCGACTTTGCCCAAGCGCAAGGGCACATTGGCAACGCCGCCGATCACAACACGCACATTTGCCATCGCAATGGGTTTTGTTGCGTTGCCGATCACAAATACCTCGACCAATGGCCATTCAGCGCGTGCGCGGCTGATGGTCCGGGAATAGGCGGACAATTCGTCGGGGAATGGGACTGGCAAATGGACAAAGGTCAGCATTTCATGGGCGGCTAACAGATGGTCGGCAGCCGCTTGTTTGCCGTCACCGTAAAGGGCGGCAACGCTCCGGCGTCCTGCTCCGTCGACGGTGATTTCGGCATCATAGGCCATCAAAACCATGCCCAAGGTGCTTGGATGCGGTGCCACACAAGGCCCAAGATCAAAGCAAACACCATATTGATGGTTGCCTTCGCGCATGGGGCAGGAATTGCCGCCTTTTTTGAAGCAGGTGAATCCCTCGTGGCGATAATACCAGCAACGGCTGCGTTGCAGCAAGGATCCGCCGATGCTCGCCGCCCGCCGAATCTGCGGATTCGCCAATTCACCAGCTGCTTTCGCCAATCCAGGATAATGCTTTTGAATGACAGGGCTCTTGGCAACTTGGTCGATGGTTACGAAAGCGCCGATCGTGCACGTACCGTCATCGTTCATCACAATTTGATCCAGTCCAGGAATCCGCGAAATGTCAACAATGTCGCCCGAGGTCACGTGGTGCCGAAGGCGGTCCATCAAGTCCGTTCCACCTGCGCGGAATTCGCCGTTTGCAATTTTTGCGGCGGCAATGGTCGTTGCGATTGTGCTCATATCAGTTTCCCTCCCCTCCTTGAACGGTTTTCAGTCCCGCCAACAAACGTTCCGGCGTGATCGGTGCGACGAGCGGACGGTAGCCTGTCGCGTTAAAAATCGCGTTGGCAACGGCGCCTGCGACGGGGGTGGTACACAATTCGGCGAGCCCGATTCCCTTTTGTTTGACCATTTCAAAACCCTCCTCGATAAAGTCAATGCTGATGGGTGGAATGTCTCCCATGCCCGGCAAACGGTAATCTTCCAATCCGCGGGAAAGCAGCTTGCCTGTTTTGCTGCAGACGGCACGGTCTTCGTACAAAACGTGGCCGATTCCCTGAATGACACCCCCTTGGCATTGGCTTTCCGCAAGCGGACGCACGTGCACCTTGCCGACGCGCATGGCGCCGTTGACCTCGGTCACACGGGTTTTGCCGAGCCATGTATCGACTTCGACAGCAATCACATACACGCCATAAGCGCGATTTTGTCCCAATTCCATTCCTTCGGGCAGCGGCAACATTCCCATAGGATTGAAGCCGTCGTTGTGCCCACGGGTCGCCTTTTCGCGTATGAAGTCAATTTTGGAAAAGGCATCAAACCACGACATTGTCCCTGCCGCATGCACGATTCCCGTGAGACCTGCCTTTGCATCGACCAAGGATTCACTTTTGGAAACCTGCTTCAGGATCGTGTCACGGAGTTTTTCTGCGGCTTCGAATGCGGCGGGGTAAATCGTCGCGGTGGTGCGGCTTCCGCCGGAGGTTGGTCCGATGGGAAGGTTATTTTTTCCGATTTCGACGTTGACAGCATTCGCAGCTATGCCAAAAACATCCGCGACAGCCTTGGACAACACCGACCTTGCACCTTGGCCCATGTCTTGAACTGCATTTCGAATGGTAATTCCGGCGGGAGTGGCTTCAATTTCGACCTCGGCGGGTGGCATATAGATGTGCATCCATCCGCCGAAGGAAACACCAACTCCGGTTCGGTAACGACCGCCTTGGGAACCCACAGGTTTGCGACGATTCCAAATCGACAATTTCTCCACCCAATCAAA
This genomic stretch from Bacteroidota bacterium harbors:
- a CDS encoding nucleotidyltransferase family protein, whose product is MTKVGIVLLAAGGSSRMGFPKQLIEFQGKKLIQIVAERLLACRCFPTTVILGGHSREILPYLQGYELDILENLDWQSGMATSIRCAVSFVEAHYPDLTHLMFALVDQPFVEAEHYYALVEAAEKEPDKVVAAFYGGQPGAPVILPRKYFPMLMRLTGDQGARAVIRNLPADQLLTVDMPTAMIDWDASGDIR
- a CDS encoding XdhC family protein, translated to MGASHQEISNILAAIEASALPLEQMALATVVDVEGSAYRRIGARMLILENGNWVGSISGGCLEGNALRIAREVMRLGKPRLIAYDTRTDENAKILGASLGCNGIIEVWIEPMAGTEALPILKALKQAFLGKSESWFARDLVVNAMADGRWSFLGTSDDDPDIFSEGDAKELLAQPGIQILHSGLFTIQVFVECVTPATRLLVFGGGEDARPLVQLAAQLGWRVTVTDDCGAKALPIRFPEAESVLQLQRERAAQELQPDRFTAAVLMSHNYGYDKAILQELVGTDVAYIGLLGPRKRFDRMNAELGGVLDDNQAIHAPIGLDIGAQTPLEIAVAVVAEIQAVFSRRNAGFLKQREGFIHDRKELQT
- a CDS encoding FAD binding domain-containing protein codes for the protein MSTIATTIAAAKIANGEFRAGGTDLMDRLRHHVTSGDIVDISRIPGLDQIVMNDDGTCTIGAFVTIDQVAKSPVIQKHYPGLAKAAGELANPQIRRAASIGGSLLQRSRCWYYRHEGFTCFKKGGNSCPMREGNHQYGVCFDLGPCVAPHPSTLGMVLMAYDAEITVDGAGRRSVAALYGDGKQAAADHLLAAHEMLTFVHLPVPFPDELSAYSRTISRARAEWPLVEVFVIGNATKPIAMANVRVVIGGVANVPLRLGKVEAYLSGRSARRAVYDAAGRLAVEGANPLPGTQYKVELVARTVAETIEFAFISLEGED